One Edaphobacter flagellatus genomic region harbors:
- a CDS encoding ROK family transcriptional regulator, translated as MRVNFPPQVLHDVEATPSRPSHLRQANARVLLRLLKEHNPCSKADLVRLSGLSAPTVSSAVGYLESLGLVENLGDGESSGGRPPEMLRFNASHGYVAGADIGGTRLRMILADLNGRVVAQWATQFTDKQRTPKAVCALIHDGLKIMCQEESTSIRKVMHITAGAPGITNVNAGVVVSAPNLKEWTGVPLREMIERELGISAMVENDTNLAAVGEYWRGSATGVDDFVFMALGTGVGAGIFLHGRLHHGAKWSAGEIGYAAVLGQPREALQVYSPGQLERSIGGHGIEAEWRRLLARERRTDTGALEKLRATEIFDLAVDGDRLACQVVHYTAQILVDCITGLSLVLDPGVVILGGGVGSHPELCRVTEKLLARNEFAKPQVRSSSLATQAQLHGAISLSLSATEAQLLA; from the coding sequence ATGCGAGTTAATTTCCCCCCACAAGTACTGCATGACGTTGAGGCCACCCCGTCGCGGCCATCCCATCTTCGCCAGGCAAATGCTCGCGTTCTGCTGCGGCTGCTGAAGGAGCATAATCCGTGCTCGAAGGCAGACCTTGTCCGACTGTCGGGGTTGAGCGCACCTACGGTATCGAGCGCGGTGGGATACCTGGAGTCGCTGGGACTGGTAGAGAATCTGGGCGATGGTGAATCGAGCGGCGGACGTCCACCCGAGATGCTGCGCTTCAATGCAAGCCACGGCTATGTCGCGGGAGCCGATATTGGCGGCACTCGGCTGCGCATGATTCTTGCCGACCTGAATGGCCGCGTCGTTGCACAATGGGCGACGCAATTCACCGACAAGCAGAGAACGCCGAAGGCCGTGTGCGCACTGATTCACGATGGCCTGAAGATCATGTGCCAGGAAGAATCCACCTCGATTCGCAAGGTGATGCACATTACGGCGGGTGCTCCCGGCATCACGAATGTCAATGCAGGTGTTGTCGTTTCGGCACCGAATCTGAAGGAATGGACGGGCGTTCCTCTGCGCGAGATGATCGAGCGCGAACTCGGCATCTCTGCGATGGTGGAGAACGATACGAACCTTGCCGCCGTAGGCGAATACTGGCGCGGATCGGCCACAGGCGTCGACGACTTTGTCTTCATGGCACTGGGAACGGGTGTTGGCGCAGGTATCTTTCTGCATGGCCGGCTGCACCATGGCGCGAAGTGGAGTGCGGGCGAAATTGGTTACGCCGCTGTATTGGGCCAGCCGCGCGAGGCACTGCAGGTTTATTCGCCCGGTCAGCTGGAGCGTTCGATCGGCGGCCATGGAATTGAAGCGGAGTGGCGTCGTCTGCTTGCCCGGGAACGGCGAACGGACACAGGTGCGCTGGAAAAGCTGCGCGCGACGGAAATTTTCGACCTTGCTGTGGATGGGGACCGTCTGGCTTGCCAGGTGGTGCATTACACGGCACAAATCCTGGTGGATTGCATTACCGGGCTATCGCTGGTGCTCGACCCCGGAGTCGTCATTCTGGGCGGCGGCGTCGGCTCTCACCCGGAGCTTTGTAGAGTCACCGAGAAGCTGTTGGCGCGCAATGAGTTCGCCAAACCGCAGGTTCGGTCGAGCTCACTGGCAACCCAGGCCCAGCTTCACGGTGCGATTTCTCTGAGTCTTTCTGCCACAGAAGCGCAACTGCTGGCGTAA
- the argH gene encoding argininosuccinate lyase: MMTTSKSTTKFPAPVYRDTVLAPVFVDAKRYFLGPLLEIEYAHTLMLARQGIMPAGEAAQCLRALDALDRGEIERAEYDGTFEDLFFYIEKKLAAACGEEVAGKMHTARSRNDIDLTMYRMVLRGRLLGMLTSLLALRRLLIDLAWEYRAALMPAYTHNQPAQPTTLGHYLMAYIEILERDAERLRQAYARVNRNPLGACAITTTGFPIDRGFTESLLGFDGLQVNSYGAIAAVDYVAESCSVLATAMLSLGRFTQDLLFWSTAEFGYLRLSDAYVQISSIMPQKRNPVPLEHVRVLASRALVEAQGVLGSLHNTPFADMNDAEDDLQPLVYTAFDDADRSVRLLTGTLGEAEFNTARMAAAADGNFLPVTELADTLVRVTGMSFHASHTIVSKAVRELRDRGYDADTMAQIVERELRETDKAALISSDQIRGALSAANFVAVRRIPGGPAAEALQPEIERAKTQLQADTQWLSDTEQHLAEAKVKMKQQYDSLLRRIHEN; the protein is encoded by the coding sequence ATGATGACAACGTCGAAGTCGACGACAAAATTTCCGGCACCGGTGTACCGCGATACGGTGCTGGCTCCGGTATTTGTGGATGCAAAGCGTTATTTTCTAGGGCCACTGCTGGAGATTGAATACGCGCACACGCTGATGTTGGCGCGGCAGGGCATCATGCCCGCAGGTGAGGCAGCCCAGTGCCTGCGCGCATTGGACGCGCTGGATCGCGGCGAAATTGAGCGCGCCGAGTACGATGGAACATTTGAGGATCTCTTCTTCTATATCGAGAAGAAGCTTGCCGCTGCATGTGGCGAAGAAGTAGCCGGCAAGATGCACACGGCCCGTAGCCGGAACGATATCGACCTGACGATGTACCGGATGGTGCTGCGAGGCCGCCTGCTTGGCATGCTGACTTCACTGCTCGCGTTACGGCGACTGTTGATCGATCTGGCCTGGGAATATCGCGCGGCGTTAATGCCGGCCTATACACACAATCAGCCGGCTCAGCCCACGACGCTTGGCCATTATCTGATGGCCTATATTGAGATCCTTGAGCGCGATGCCGAGCGGCTTCGCCAGGCTTATGCGCGTGTGAATCGCAACCCGCTGGGCGCGTGTGCGATTACGACGACTGGATTCCCGATCGACAGAGGCTTTACGGAATCACTGCTTGGATTCGATGGCCTGCAGGTGAACTCGTATGGAGCGATAGCCGCCGTGGATTATGTCGCGGAGAGCTGCAGTGTGCTGGCGACTGCGATGCTAAGCCTGGGGCGGTTTACGCAGGATCTGCTCTTCTGGAGCACAGCTGAGTTTGGATATTTACGGCTAAGCGATGCTTATGTGCAGATCTCAAGCATCATGCCGCAGAAGCGGAATCCTGTCCCTCTAGAGCATGTGCGCGTCCTTGCGAGCCGCGCGCTAGTAGAGGCACAAGGCGTGCTGGGCAGTCTGCATAATACTCCGTTCGCCGATATGAACGACGCCGAGGACGATCTGCAGCCGTTGGTGTACACCGCGTTCGATGATGCCGACAGAAGTGTCCGCTTGCTAACCGGTACCCTTGGCGAAGCTGAATTCAATACTGCGCGCATGGCAGCAGCCGCTGATGGAAATTTCTTACCCGTCACCGAGCTTGCCGATACATTGGTGCGTGTGACCGGAATGAGTTTTCATGCATCGCATACGATCGTCAGTAAGGCCGTACGCGAGTTACGAGATCGCGGCTACGATGCCGATACGATGGCGCAGATCGTAGAACGCGAACTAAGAGAAACCGACAAAGCTGCTTTGATTTCTTCCGACCAGATTCGTGGCGCCCTGAGCGCAGCAAACTTCGTTGCAGTGCGCCGAATTCCAGGCGGCCCAGCAGCCGAGGCACTTCAACCGGAGATAGAGCGCGCGAAGACGCAGCTTCAGGCAGATACACAATGGTTGAGTGATACGGAACAGCATCTGGCAGAAGCAAAGGTGAAGATGAAGCAGCAATACGATTCTCTGTTGCGGCGGATACATGAAAACTGA
- a CDS encoding PIG-L family deacetylase, translating to MRSDVCRGTIASLLTLCLSLNASPVFAQQPESVTSYRSAYARPLPIDSGSAGLSQTLQKLHTRASLAMVTAHPDDEDGGMLTYESRGQGVDTTLLTLNRGEGGQNVMTSDYWDQLGTLRTQELLGAGNYYGVHQYWTRVADFGFSKTIEEALKTWGEDRVLYDAVRAIRIQRPLVVTSVFAGNVSDGHGHHQVAGYTAQKVYVMAGDPKVFPDQIKAGLLPWTPLKVYARVPFARVTEKGIYDYATGHWEPVRFRNYVDNTWIEGVPKATLEVPIGEYNPMLGSSYMQTSREGLNQQKTQMGGIGIPLPRSISSGYHLYASRVPVADHEKTFFDGIDVTLAGIASYAPKNEQAPWVEKLNALNATVESAISSFNAANPATIAPVLAKGLAQTNALVDEVAKSKLPAEARYNMTHELKIKQEQFNLALQQSLGLALLANTSDGPAAGGRMGPMGDMSTQTPTSQTVVPGDKVSVAVHVANQGTEAVAISAVDVVSEAGTGFGITPKASITGELASGAARDESFEVAVPRAAELTKPYFSRPTLEQSYYDINDPRYLNLPTRPYPLLATATVTYKDVAIKLAGVVQTVHRVNGEGPVLEPLLVAPAISLNVSPYAGVVPVASSTFELNISLHSSVKGPAKGIVRLDLPKGWKSIPESADFATMREGEDQNLSFKVQPEHVETKPYIITAVAEYNGEKFTQGFETVGYPGLRPYPHYRPATYRTTGVDVKTAPNLNIGYIMGTGDDVATSLQDIGIHPTMLSAGEIASADLSHYDAIVLGIRAYAARPELKTFNNRLLEYARNGGTVIVQYQTQEYDHNYGPYPLTLSGDPEKVVEEDNKVTILAPNDPVLNWPNKINTSDFDNWVEERGHGFMRGWDSHYTALTEMHDKDQDPQKGGLLYARYGKGAYVYLAYAFFRQMPDGVPGSFRIMANLISMGKNPSLALGKEAPATPAGTK from the coding sequence ATGAGATCTGACGTCTGCCGCGGGACCATCGCTTCGCTTCTCACCCTCTGCCTTTCGCTCAACGCCTCTCCCGTGTTTGCGCAACAGCCGGAGTCCGTCACTTCGTATCGCTCTGCTTATGCAAGGCCTCTGCCGATCGACAGTGGCTCTGCTGGTCTTTCGCAAACCCTTCAGAAGTTGCACACGCGCGCCTCGCTCGCGATGGTCACAGCACACCCTGACGACGAAGACGGCGGAATGCTGACTTACGAAAGTCGCGGCCAGGGCGTCGACACCACTCTGCTCACGCTTAACCGAGGCGAGGGCGGACAGAACGTCATGACCTCCGACTACTGGGACCAGCTCGGCACCCTCCGCACGCAGGAGCTGCTCGGCGCAGGCAACTACTATGGTGTCCATCAGTACTGGACACGCGTCGCCGACTTCGGCTTCTCGAAGACCATCGAAGAAGCGCTCAAGACCTGGGGCGAAGACCGCGTCCTTTATGACGCCGTCCGCGCTATCCGTATTCAACGCCCTCTCGTCGTCACCAGCGTCTTCGCAGGCAACGTCTCCGACGGACACGGCCACCACCAGGTTGCCGGCTACACCGCGCAGAAGGTCTACGTCATGGCTGGCGACCCCAAGGTCTTCCCCGACCAGATCAAAGCTGGCCTGCTGCCCTGGACGCCGCTTAAGGTCTACGCGCGCGTCCCCTTCGCCCGTGTCACCGAAAAAGGCATCTACGATTACGCCACCGGTCACTGGGAACCCGTACGCTTCCGCAACTACGTCGATAACACCTGGATCGAAGGTGTGCCTAAGGCAACACTCGAAGTTCCCATCGGAGAATACAACCCGATGCTTGGCAGCTCCTACATGCAAACCTCGCGTGAGGGACTCAACCAGCAGAAGACGCAGATGGGCGGTATCGGCATTCCGCTTCCGCGCTCTATCTCCAGCGGCTATCACCTCTACGCCTCGCGTGTGCCTGTAGCCGATCACGAGAAGACATTCTTCGACGGCATCGACGTCACCCTCGCCGGTATTGCTTCCTACGCACCGAAGAATGAACAGGCTCCGTGGGTTGAAAAGCTCAACGCGCTCAACGCCACCGTCGAATCCGCCATCTCCTCCTTCAATGCGGCAAATCCGGCGACGATCGCGCCTGTTCTAGCGAAGGGCCTTGCGCAGACCAACGCGCTTGTCGACGAGGTTGCCAAGAGCAAGCTGCCTGCTGAAGCTCGTTACAACATGACACACGAGCTCAAGATCAAGCAGGAGCAGTTCAACCTTGCGCTGCAGCAGTCGCTCGGCCTTGCCCTGCTGGCCAACACCAGCGATGGTCCCGCCGCTGGTGGCCGCATGGGGCCCATGGGCGATATGTCCACGCAGACACCCACCTCGCAAACTGTAGTCCCGGGCGACAAAGTCTCCGTTGCCGTCCACGTCGCCAATCAAGGTACGGAAGCCGTTGCCATCTCTGCCGTCGATGTTGTCTCCGAAGCTGGAACTGGCTTCGGCATAACTCCCAAAGCCTCTATTACCGGCGAACTCGCATCCGGAGCTGCGCGCGACGAATCCTTCGAGGTGGCTGTCCCACGCGCCGCCGAACTCACCAAGCCCTACTTCAGCCGCCCCACGCTCGAGCAGTCGTACTACGACATCAACGACCCGCGTTATCTCAATCTCCCAACGCGGCCTTATCCATTACTTGCAACGGCAACCGTTACATATAAAGACGTGGCGATCAAGCTCGCAGGAGTCGTCCAGACTGTGCATCGCGTCAATGGCGAAGGCCCTGTCCTTGAGCCTCTGCTTGTAGCTCCGGCAATTTCGCTCAACGTCTCTCCTTATGCGGGAGTTGTTCCCGTCGCCAGTAGTACGTTCGAACTGAACATTTCTCTGCACAGCTCCGTCAAGGGGCCAGCAAAGGGAATTGTTCGTCTCGATCTTCCTAAGGGCTGGAAGTCCATTCCTGAGTCCGCCGATTTCGCAACCATGCGCGAAGGCGAAGACCAGAATCTCAGTTTCAAGGTTCAGCCCGAGCACGTCGAAACCAAGCCCTACATCATTACCGCCGTCGCCGAGTACAACGGCGAAAAATTCACTCAGGGCTTTGAAACCGTCGGCTATCCTGGTCTTCGTCCCTATCCGCACTATCGTCCCGCCACTTACCGCACCACCGGCGTCGACGTGAAGACAGCGCCCAACCTCAACATCGGCTACATCATGGGGACCGGGGACGATGTCGCTACATCGCTTCAGGACATCGGCATCCATCCCACCATGTTGTCTGCGGGCGAGATCGCATCCGCAGACCTCTCGCACTACGACGCCATCGTTCTCGGCATCCGCGCTTACGCCGCTCGTCCCGAGCTCAAGACCTTCAACAATCGTCTTCTCGAGTATGCGCGCAACGGCGGCACCGTCATTGTCCAGTACCAGACGCAGGAGTACGACCACAACTACGGCCCCTACCCGCTCACCCTCTCCGGCGACCCCGAGAAGGTCGTCGAAGAGGACAACAAGGTCACCATCCTCGCTCCCAACGATCCCGTGCTCAACTGGCCCAACAAGATCAATACCTCCGACTTCGATAACTGGGTTGAGGAGCGCGGTCACGGCTTCATGCGTGGGTGGGATTCACACTACACCGCACTCACCGAGATGCACGACAAAGACCAGGACCCGCAGAAGGGCGGCCTGCTCTACGCTCGCTACGGCAAGGGAGCCTATGTTTACCTGGCCTATGCCTTCTTCCGCCAGATGCCCGACGGAGTTCCCGGCTCCTTCCGCATCATGGCCAACCTCATCAGCATGGGCAAAAACCCATCGCTTGCTCTAGGCAAAGAAGCTCCCGCAACACCTGCGGGAACGAAGTAA
- a CDS encoding TonB-dependent receptor, producing MLTRLRSSLLSAALLAALPGFVTTLPSWSQSQSINGTIRGQVTDASGAAIPNASITVTNAELGFARTIVSEGNGYFVLVNLPLGTYSVSVSKDGFSTARFDQIILTAGKEAVLDPSLKVGNASEQIDVSATITNIDPTTLSVQRTLDSREIENLPLTSRNPYNFILFQPGVSGHPNPELGIPRTLNTNGLLDRINYQMDGMVNTESDRIGLRLFPIADSFLKEVQTVSNSFNPEYGWTSGDVYNVISNNGTNSYHGMFQWIRRWQDATAYPFFANKSQAKPNLQLQDFAVNAGGKIIKDKLFFFGAYEHVTRGQPAPVTITAANVAALGLSPDQVSATPGMLHGNFATGRGDWTINSKNSMFVRYNYFKNNFPFNTQVGGLNARSTAADFLDRAHVIGAQLTSTVNDHLLNELRFSWPFRNNTHFRGPSAGADPAIVISGVANIGASSNAGDQYTDKVPSGSDNVTYIRGAHTIKGGFSLAELINRQRLVSFNEYTFTSLASYLAAKNGTNPYGYSQFRSQQDLTGIGYASLFFGAYVQDTWQVTPKLLLVYGGRYDRFKGPQSNPNAPFINSRSFNTPSLNFAPRVGVTYRLDDHTVLKASGGVFYQSTPTNLWFNALNLDGSNRVNSFTITQPAGATTGTLAFPNIPAAGATSLQNVTTISPKFKNEYTWNATLQLSHEFSRYDTFMIGYILANGRNLMYLHNINPINPTGQLADGRPVFSSAANASTRLDTRFNQINQVESGANTSFNALVLNYTRSLAHGIQINANYTWSHSISDAPEVNTFEQSVAIMDTTNRKRDRGNSIVNHPNAFNLTAVMEPTFSLSHGFLNTLANHNMVALLANVSSGDQQNIITNVSINGDSSVASVTRPLYVGRNSLRSPNVYQFDGRYTRTFPKLFDRIAPSFLLEANNLFNHTNVTTLSPVQAIVQAGNSPLGPIGTSIGTPTITRGSVLEARIVQFGLAVRW from the coding sequence TTGTTGACCCGTCTTCGTTCTTCTCTCCTTAGCGCCGCGCTGCTTGCAGCGCTCCCAGGTTTCGTGACAACACTCCCATCGTGGAGTCAATCGCAGTCCATCAACGGCACCATTCGCGGTCAAGTGACCGATGCGAGCGGAGCTGCCATTCCAAATGCCAGCATAACCGTAACCAATGCCGAGCTTGGCTTTGCCCGCACGATCGTGTCGGAAGGCAATGGCTACTTTGTGCTGGTGAACCTTCCGCTGGGAACGTATAGCGTCTCGGTGAGCAAGGATGGTTTTTCGACGGCACGCTTCGATCAGATTATTCTGACGGCCGGTAAAGAAGCCGTGCTTGATCCTTCTCTGAAGGTTGGCAATGCATCGGAGCAGATCGATGTAAGCGCAACGATTACGAACATCGATCCGACTACGTTGAGCGTACAGCGCACGCTGGATAGCCGCGAGATCGAGAATCTTCCTCTGACCTCGAGGAACCCCTACAACTTCATCCTTTTTCAGCCTGGCGTGAGCGGCCATCCGAACCCGGAGCTTGGTATTCCGCGTACGCTGAACACCAATGGACTTCTGGACCGTATCAACTACCAGATGGACGGTATGGTGAATACGGAGAGTGACCGCATTGGTCTGCGTTTGTTTCCCATTGCCGACAGCTTTCTGAAGGAAGTACAGACAGTCTCGAACAGCTTCAACCCGGAGTATGGCTGGACCTCGGGCGACGTTTATAACGTGATCTCGAACAACGGCACGAACAGCTATCACGGCATGTTTCAGTGGATTCGCCGCTGGCAGGATGCAACAGCATATCCATTCTTCGCGAACAAGTCACAGGCAAAGCCGAATCTACAACTCCAGGATTTCGCTGTAAACGCTGGCGGAAAGATCATCAAGGATAAGCTGTTCTTCTTTGGCGCATACGAGCATGTGACGCGCGGACAACCTGCGCCAGTTACCATTACCGCAGCAAACGTTGCTGCTCTGGGGTTATCTCCTGATCAGGTCAGTGCAACTCCTGGCATGCTACATGGTAACTTCGCCACAGGACGAGGCGACTGGACAATCAATAGCAAGAACTCAATGTTTGTTCGTTACAACTACTTCAAGAACAACTTTCCCTTCAACACACAGGTTGGCGGCCTGAATGCACGCAGCACAGCGGCAGACTTTCTGGATCGCGCTCATGTCATCGGCGCTCAGCTGACATCAACCGTCAATGATCATCTACTGAATGAGCTTCGCTTCTCATGGCCATTTCGTAACAACACGCACTTCCGTGGGCCATCGGCAGGCGCCGATCCTGCCATTGTTATCTCCGGTGTGGCCAATATTGGAGCATCCAGCAATGCTGGCGATCAGTACACCGATAAAGTTCCAAGCGGAAGCGACAACGTTACCTATATTCGCGGAGCTCATACGATCAAAGGCGGGTTCAGTCTTGCAGAGTTAATCAACCGTCAGCGGCTGGTCAGCTTCAACGAATATACGTTCACGTCTCTCGCGTCTTACCTCGCAGCTAAGAACGGAACCAATCCTTACGGATACAGCCAGTTCCGCAGCCAGCAGGATCTCACCGGCATCGGTTATGCTTCGCTCTTCTTCGGAGCCTACGTGCAGGATACCTGGCAGGTAACGCCGAAGCTTTTGCTGGTCTATGGCGGCCGCTATGACCGCTTCAAAGGACCGCAATCAAATCCGAATGCTCCTTTTATCAACTCGAGAAGCTTCAATACGCCGAGCCTTAACTTCGCGCCTCGCGTTGGTGTGACCTATCGCCTAGACGACCACACTGTTCTTAAGGCTTCGGGCGGTGTCTTCTATCAATCCACGCCGACGAACCTCTGGTTTAATGCGCTCAACCTGGATGGATCGAATCGCGTCAACAGCTTTACGATTACGCAACCGGCGGGTGCAACCACTGGAACACTTGCCTTTCCCAATATTCCCGCCGCCGGCGCGACGTCACTTCAGAACGTGACGACGATTTCGCCGAAGTTCAAGAACGAGTACACGTGGAATGCAACCTTGCAGCTCTCGCACGAGTTCAGCCGCTATGACACATTCATGATCGGCTACATTCTGGCGAATGGCCGCAACCTCATGTACCTGCACAATATCAACCCCATCAATCCGACTGGGCAACTGGCAGACGGACGTCCTGTTTTCAGCTCAGCGGCTAATGCTTCGACCCGTCTGGATACTCGATTCAATCAGATTAACCAGGTAGAGTCGGGTGCGAACACGAGCTTCAATGCGTTGGTGCTGAACTATACGCGGTCACTGGCTCACGGCATTCAGATCAATGCCAACTACACATGGTCACATTCGATCTCCGATGCTCCAGAGGTAAATACCTTCGAGCAGAGCGTTGCGATCATGGATACGACGAACCGGAAGCGCGATCGTGGCAACAGCATCGTCAATCATCCGAATGCCTTCAACCTGACGGCGGTCATGGAACCGACGTTCAGCCTGAGCCATGGATTCCTAAATACATTGGCTAATCACAACATGGTCGCGCTGCTGGCGAACGTCAGCTCGGGCGATCAGCAGAACATCATCACCAATGTCTCTATCAATGGCGACTCGTCGGTTGCCTCGGTTACACGCCCGCTGTACGTAGGAAGAAATTCGTTGCGGTCCCCGAATGTTTACCAGTTCGATGGGCGTTACACGAGGACCTTCCCGAAGCTGTTTGATCGCATCGCGCCTTCGTTCCTCCTCGAGGCGAACAACCTCTTCAACCACACGAACGTTACAACCCTTTCGCCTGTACAAGCCATCGTGCAGGCAGGCAATTCGCCACTGGGCCCGATTGGAACCTCGATCGGCACGCCAACGATCACTCGTGGATCGGTGCTGGAAGCGCGCATTGTGCAGTTCGGCCTTGCGGTTCGCTGGTAG
- a CDS encoding SIS domain-containing protein yields MTTPARNFPHAMIREIFEQPAAISQTLAAYADGTSLREDVFLAARQALVGRDSILISASGSSRHAGLSGEILFEDLAGIAVDVEYASEYIYRSTQTLRNPCFVVISQSGETADTSEALREAIARGSSTIAITNKPESSMAKLAGCSLPTYAGIERAVPATKSFTTQLVVLQLLALYAARIRGRMTRAVVESHLAHLYQVPAALEAVLPRWEKQVAQLADTLQTSETFLFLGRGVHYPIAREGALKLKESAYIQAEGYPTGELKHGPNALVSRHNPLIALATCDPSSPDSVLRYEKTFNLVRDMNKQGADIISIVNEGDTRVAGLSRVAIEVPKAAEFISPLYEVVPLQLLAYFMAIARHIDVDNPRNLVKAVVQE; encoded by the coding sequence ATGACCACTCCAGCACGCAACTTCCCCCACGCCATGATCCGCGAGATCTTCGAGCAGCCCGCGGCCATCTCCCAGACCCTCGCCGCGTACGCCGATGGCACCAGTCTTCGTGAGGATGTCTTCCTCGCCGCCCGTCAGGCGCTCGTCGGCCGCGACTCCATTCTTATCTCGGCCTCTGGCTCCAGCCGCCACGCCGGCCTCTCCGGCGAGATCCTCTTCGAAGACCTCGCTGGCATCGCTGTCGACGTCGAATACGCCAGCGAGTACATCTATCGCTCCACGCAGACGCTCAGAAATCCCTGCTTCGTCGTCATCTCGCAATCCGGCGAGACCGCCGACACCTCCGAGGCTCTCCGCGAGGCGATTGCCCGCGGCTCCTCCACCATCGCGATCACCAACAAGCCTGAATCCTCGATGGCCAAACTCGCTGGATGTTCGCTGCCCACCTACGCCGGGATCGAGCGCGCCGTGCCCGCTACCAAAAGCTTTACCACGCAGCTCGTCGTCCTCCAGTTGCTTGCTCTCTACGCGGCACGCATCCGTGGCCGTATGACGCGCGCCGTCGTCGAATCGCACCTCGCGCATCTCTACCAGGTTCCCGCCGCGCTTGAGGCCGTGCTCCCGCGCTGGGAAAAGCAGGTCGCCCAGCTCGCCGACACCTTGCAAACCTCCGAGACCTTCCTCTTCCTTGGCCGCGGCGTCCACTATCCCATCGCCCGCGAAGGCGCGCTCAAGCTTAAGGAATCCGCCTACATTCAGGCCGAGGGCTACCCCACCGGCGAGCTCAAGCACGGCCCTAACGCGCTCGTCAGCCGCCACAATCCGCTCATCGCACTGGCCACCTGCGATCCTTCCTCACCCGACTCCGTCCTGCGTTATGAGAAGACCTTCAACCTCGTTCGCGACATGAACAAACAGGGAGCCGATATCATCTCCATCGTCAACGAGGGCGACACCCGCGTCGCCGGACTCAGCCGTGTTGCTATCGAAGTTCCGAAGGCCGCCGAGTTCATCTCCCCGTTGTATGAAGTCGTGCCGCTCCAGCTCCTCGCCTACTTCATGGCCATCGCCCGCCATATCGATGTCGACAACCCCCGCAATCTCGTAAAAGCCGTCGTCCAGGAGTAA
- a CDS encoding MIP/aquaporin family protein, protein MVSPSLAAVMGEFVGTFVLIVLGNGVVAGALLKKSKAENAGWISITAGWAIAVFAGVAVSAALGDADGHLNPAFTVASVMMTGHAERLLYYIPAQVLGALCGGIAVWLHYRPHWELTEDKDAKLGCFCTAPAVYSPGWNLLSEIIGTFVLVLVATALFSKRIAPAGVAPGLGPVLVGALVWGIGLSLGGTTGYAINPARDLGPRIAHAILPITGKGDSGWKYAWVPVLGPVIGAALAVAAIRGLGMA, encoded by the coding sequence ATGGTTAGTCCTTCTCTTGCGGCTGTGATGGGTGAGTTTGTCGGCACGTTTGTGTTGATCGTGCTGGGCAACGGTGTGGTTGCGGGCGCGTTGCTGAAGAAGTCGAAGGCCGAGAATGCCGGATGGATTTCGATCACGGCCGGATGGGCGATTGCGGTGTTTGCCGGTGTCGCGGTGAGCGCGGCGCTGGGCGATGCGGACGGGCATTTGAACCCGGCATTCACGGTGGCTTCGGTGATGATGACCGGTCATGCGGAGCGACTGCTCTATTACATTCCGGCGCAGGTGCTTGGCGCGTTGTGTGGAGGCATTGCCGTGTGGCTGCACTACAGGCCGCATTGGGAGTTGACGGAGGATAAGGATGCGAAGCTAGGCTGCTTCTGCACGGCTCCTGCGGTTTACAGCCCGGGGTGGAATCTGCTGAGCGAGATCATCGGCACGTTTGTGCTGGTGCTGGTGGCGACGGCGTTGTTCTCGAAGCGAATCGCTCCGGCGGGCGTTGCTCCTGGGCTGGGGCCGGTGCTGGTAGGTGCGCTGGTATGGGGTATCGGGCTATCGCTGGGCGGGACGACGGGCTATGCGATCAATCCTGCGCGCGATCTAGGTCCGCGCATCGCCCATGCCATTCTGCCAATCACGGGGAAGGGTGATTCAGGTTGGAAGTATGCGTGGGTGCCGGTGCTGGGGCCCGTGATTGGTGCGGCGTTGGCTGTGGCGGCGATTCGCGGGTTGGGGATGGCGTAG